A single window of Sphingobacterium sp. ML3W DNA harbors:
- a CDS encoding DUF2911 domain-containing protein codes for MKKSILTLCAATVLTFSLSTTSVAQVKLPQASSTTSITQGLGIKNIALSYQRPNINGRVIFGNLIPYNEVWRTGANNIPVIKFEEEVTIEGNKVPAGTYGILTIPTKGDWTIILTKNSNQWGAYTYDKKDDLIRFNVKSTKLSNKVETFTMQFENVTTNSAVLSLSWENSSTQFSIKVDQTQEILANIEEAMKGDKKPYLQAAQFYLNNNLDIKKALVWVDEAEKENPEAPYIRYWKAKIQLKAGDKKGAIATAQKGVEIAQKGNNAEYVKLNNQVIKEAGK; via the coding sequence CAGTTGCTCAAGTAAAATTACCACAAGCAAGTAGCACTACATCCATCACCCAAGGATTAGGGATTAAAAACATAGCACTTTCATACCAGAGACCAAACATAAACGGTCGTGTTATTTTCGGTAATTTAATTCCCTACAATGAGGTCTGGAGAACTGGCGCAAACAATATACCTGTTATTAAATTTGAAGAAGAAGTTACAATAGAAGGAAATAAAGTTCCTGCTGGAACGTATGGCATCTTGACCATCCCAACAAAGGGCGATTGGACAATTATATTAACAAAAAACAGCAATCAATGGGGTGCATATACCTACGATAAAAAAGACGACCTCATACGTTTCAATGTAAAGTCGACTAAGCTTTCAAATAAAGTAGAAACCTTTACCATGCAGTTCGAAAATGTAACAACAAATTCAGCTGTATTATCCCTATCTTGGGAAAACAGCTCTACTCAGTTTTCAATAAAAGTTGACCAAACACAAGAGATATTAGCTAATATTGAGGAAGCAATGAAGGGTGATAAAAAACCTTATCTCCAAGCAGCACAATTTTACCTAAACAACAACCTCGATATCAAAAAAGCATTGGTATGGGTAGACGAAGCTGAAAAAGAAAATCCAGAAGCGCCTTATATTCGCTACTGGAAAGCAAAAATACAACTGAAAGCAGGTGATAAAAAGGGAGCAATAGCAACAGCACAAAAAGGAGTGGAAATTGCGCAAAAAGGAAACAATGCTGAATATGTTAAATTAAATAACCAAGTCATTAAAGAAGCCGGTAAATAA
- the cdaA gene encoding diadenylate cyclase CdaA, whose amino-acid sequence MEGFDYSLFRGFRLLDVIDIILVAIIIYYVYSLIRGTIAVNILIGVALFYGIYIIVKQMHMRLLTEIFGGFISVGSIALIVVFQQEIRRFLLHIGKNISMKRKKILWSFLVSKKTVAKDNSEHLKPIIEACRSMSKTRTGALLVFSKYFDEEYYQSSGEFIDAHISKRLIESIFNKNSPLHDGAVVVVDFKIMSASCILPLSESEDLPLQFGLRHRAAIGVTEVSDAVAVVVSEETGEISFAKDGNVNMNITHEELAELLKEEL is encoded by the coding sequence ATGGAAGGATTTGATTACAGCCTCTTTAGGGGTTTCCGTTTATTGGATGTTATCGATATTATTTTAGTAGCGATTATTATTTACTATGTATATAGTTTGATACGTGGTACGATTGCTGTTAATATCTTAATTGGCGTTGCCCTATTTTATGGTATTTATATTATTGTAAAGCAAATGCATATGCGTTTGTTGACCGAAATATTTGGGGGGTTCATTTCAGTGGGTTCCATTGCCTTGATTGTGGTCTTTCAGCAGGAGATTCGGCGTTTTTTGTTACATATAGGGAAGAACATTTCTATGAAGCGAAAGAAGATCCTATGGTCGTTTCTAGTTAGTAAGAAGACTGTAGCCAAAGATAATTCTGAACATTTAAAACCTATTATAGAGGCTTGCCGTAGTATGTCAAAGACACGCACTGGTGCCCTGTTGGTTTTTTCTAAGTATTTTGACGAAGAATATTATCAAAGTAGTGGCGAGTTTATTGATGCACATATCTCAAAACGTTTGATAGAAAGTATTTTTAATAAGAATAGCCCTTTGCATGATGGTGCTGTTGTAGTTGTGGATTTTAAAATCATGTCCGCGTCTTGTATTCTACCTTTATCGGAAAGTGAAGATTTGCCTTTACAGTTCGGTTTACGCCATCGTGCGGCAATTGGAGTGACAGAGGTGTCTGATGCAGTTGCTGTCGTGGTATCGGAGGAAACAGGTGAAATATCCTTTGCTAAAGATGGTAATGTGAATATGAATATTACACATGAAGAACTCGCAGAGTTACTAAAAGAAGAATTATAA